In the genome of Bacillus thuringiensis, the window ATCAAATACAAAGCGAATATCATACGAAGCATTATAATTAATAATTGGAATATTAATTTTCACCTTGCCATTTAGTTTTTTTGACAAGTCAGCAACTTCAAATTCTACAACTCTAGTATTATCTTTTTTGTTTTCACTTAACACGGTTGTTTCTAAAAATTGACCATCTTTTTCTACTTGGAAACTTTTAATAGAAGCACTATCTTTCACTTTAAATGAAACATATTGTTTTCCATTTTTAACTGTTAATGTTGCTGGGCTTTCAAAATAACTATTCATTCTAGACGATTCATCTTTATCGCCTTTCCATACAGTAAAAGCAATATTATATTTTCCATCAGCTAGTTTTGTAGCAGCCTTTGCATCTTGTAAACCTAGTGTTGCGATAAACGTAAATAAAACAGCAAATACGGCAATAATCATTTTAAATTGTTTAAACATATATTCATCACCCTTCAAAAGATTTATTTACTCAATTTCACTTTACGAATTAAGAAAGCACCTGAAATAAGAATTAACGCTGCAAACAATCCAATACGTGCTTCATCGCCTGTTTTTGGGTTATCTGTTTTTTCAGCTTTTCCATTTTCATTTTTTGTTTCTTTGTTCACTTCTTTAGCTGTTTCCTTACTCTCTACTTTTGTTTTCTCTTCTTTTACTTGTGTATCTGTTTTCGCTTGATCATTATTTTTTGTTGTAGCAGCTACGCCGTTATCGCCACCTACAGCTTTTACATTTGCATCAAAAGCAAAACGAATTGTGTAGTGGTGGTCATAGTTTGCATTTGGTACAACAACATGAATTTTTACAGCTGCTGGTTTGGATAAATCATCTACTTTAAACTCTACTGTTCTTTTATCTGCCGATTCATCTTTACTAACAACTTTCGCATCAACAAAATTCCCGTTCTCTGGTGCTTTAAATTCTGTAATCCAAGCACTATGATTCATCGGAACTTGTACTCTCATCTCACCGTTTTTCACTATTAATTTTGCTGGCTTTTCAAAATAGTCATTTGCCATTGAAGCTGAATCATTTTCCGCTTTTTGAATTACATAATTAATATCGTAAGTACCATCAGCTAGTTTTGCTGAAGCATTCCCGTATGGCATTACAAGAAAAGCTAGCATACATACGAACGTTATAATAAAAGCGGGTAATACAGAAACCTTTTTCATTTTTCTTGTTTCCTCCTTGGTTATCTTTCACTTCACTTTTTGAAAATGATAATTATTCTCAATTTATAAGAAAAAAATAATCTCTTCTACCTATTATTTAATTAGCATTCTTTTATGTAACATAAGCATTATTGATTATCATTCTCATTGAATGTTAAAAATAATATCTCACCCTATTCCTTATATGAAGGCATAGACACTGAGAAAAAATTACAAAACTTATTTATTGATTATCATTCTCAATATAAATCAAAAAAAATAAACTATCTCTTCTCCTCTTCTTTCACCTCTTCCCCCTAACAACACTTTAGTTATAGAAACCCCTTTTCCCTCACTTCCCTTCCAATATTTCCACAACTAAGTCAATCTTAGCCTACTCATAAATTTTTTGTCAACTATATTACGTATAAAATTTTTAATATCTGAATTTCTCTATATATGGCTTTTTCTACAAAAAAAGAGACTTTCTATTATAGAAAGCCTCTTTTCTCTATTTTTCTACAGCAATTTCCTGCTTTTGAAACTTAGAAACTATATAACCAAATCCTATACCGATTATGCCTGGAACTAACCAACCAATTCCTACACTATATAATGGAATCTTATCTAAAATAGGTGCTAGCGCTGCAATTTGAAGGTTTGCATTGTGTAACCCATCAAAGAAACTTATTGCAAATGCTCCTACAATCCCGCCCACATACATCGCTAATGGAAGACGAACGTAGTTTTCAACAAGTGATAGTACGATAAGTACGATTCCAATTGGATAAATGGCGATTAAGATTGGTAATGCTAATGCATTTAACTGAGTTAACCCAAGGTTTGCTACCATAAATGCTAATACACAGAAAATGAAAACGACTTTTTGATAAGAAAGCTTTGGTAATAAGGAAGAGAAGTAATCACCACAAGCTGCAACAATACCTACAGAAGTTGTTAAACATGCTGCTGTAATTGCGATCCCTAGTAATAAAGTTCCGTAGCTACCAAATAAATGATTCACGACATTTGTTAAAATAATTCCTCCGTTTGCGCCCATTCCAAGTGACACACTAGAAGCTCCAAGATAAGCAAGTGCTAAATACACAAGTAGTAAACCAAGCGCTGCAATAAATCCTGCAAAGATTGTTACTTTTGCAATACTGTTTTTATTTGTAATGCCTTTTTCTTTTAACGCATGAATTACAACATTTCCGAATACCAGTGCTGCAAGTCCATCTAAAGTTAAATATCCGTCAATAAATCCTTTAAAGAGAGGAGCACTATACGCTTCTGTCGGTGCACCAAATTCTCCAATTGGTGTAATAAGTGCTTTACCTACGATAATTGCAATAACAGCTAATAGTATTGGAGTTAGCACTTTACCAATACGACCCACTAATTTCGAAGGATTTAAAGCTAAATAGAAAGTGACTGCAAAGAAAATAAGTGTAAAGATAACAAGTGGATATGACTGACCAGCTATCTCACTTGGTAAAAACGGTGCAACACTCATCTCATAAGCTACTGTTCCTGTACGCGGCACACTTACGAATACGCCTAAACATAAATAAATTGCAGTGATAAAAACAAGTGCGAATATAGGATGTACACGTCCTGCTAGCTCATTAATATCTCCCTTTAAAGCTATAACAATTACTCCTAATAAAGGTAGTCCAACCCCTGTTACGATAAAACCAAACAGTGCGATCCATACGTCCGTTCCAGCACCTTGCCCTAACGCTGGTGGAAAAATCATATTACCTGCACCAAAAAACAGTGCAAATAACATTAAACTTATTGCAAACATCTCTGAAAACTTTAAAGATGATTTCATTTCTGCTAACCTCCTAAAATAATTAATTGACAAAATATTCTGAATCTAAATCCGTCACATATCCTCTTTCAAGCATACTTCCCCGTAAAAGAACGCAAAAAACACCCGTCCCTAACAAAGGGACGAGTGTTGAAATCGTGGTTCCACCCTTATTCTAATAAAATGAATTTATAGCAAAATAAGCTCATTTTATAGCTCGTGTAAATTGATAACGGTTTTATCCGTCAAGAATTACAATGCATCATGCATGCAGTTCACTCTTGAAGTTTAGAGGTGGTAAGCTTGTCTTTTCGTATTAGGAAGCTCACAGCCTAAGGCTCCCCTCTCTGAGAATCGTAAAATACAACTCATGTCCTCATCATTACTTTTATAAAATATCTTGTCGAAACTTGTTGTTTTTTATTATATGGGCTATTTTTTAAAAAATCAATAGTTTTATTTTTTCTGACAAAAAAATATAGGGAGAAAATTTTTCCTCCCTATAACTGCCCTTTTAATATCTCTAATTCCTCAGTTGCAATGTTCCGCCATTTTCCTACTCCAAGCTCATTTAGCTCTATATTCATAATGCGCACTCGCTTTAGCTTTATTACAGTAAATCCGAAAGCACGACTCATTCTACGAATTTGCCTGTTCATCCCTTGCGTTAAAATGATACGAAATGTTGATTGATCGACTCTCGTCACTTTACACGGCTTCGTCATACCATCTTTAATCTTTACGCCGCTGGCCATCTCATCAATAAACCAGTCCGTAAAAGGTTTATCGACTCTGACAACATATTCCTTCTCGTGCTCATGATCACCATGTAAAATTCGATTCGCAATGCCGCCGTCATTCGTTAATAAGATAAGTCCTTCCGATGCTTTATCTAATCGTCCAACTGGAAAGATTCGCTCTGGGTAATTGATATAATCAATAATATTATCTTCAATATGATCAGCTGCTGTACAAGTAATCCCGACTGGTTTATGAAAGGCTATGTACACCTTTTCTTTCTCTTCTTTTACAATAACTTGCCCATCAATCGTTACAACATCACCATCGCTCACAAGTGCACCGTGCGTACATATTTCGCCATTAATAGCCACGCGTCCAGCTTTAATAAGGCGATCTGTCTCGCGTCTTGAGCAAGATTTTGCTTCGCTTATGTATTGGTTGATTTTCATGTTTTGTTCCTTTTCATATATAATAAAAACGTCAATCTATGGCAATATCATTATGCCACGATTGACGCTTTTTCACTTCGCAAAAACAACTAAATAAATAACCCCAATCACCAAAAATATTCCACAACAAGCTAACAATACTTTTGCAAGTTTGTCCATAAACATATAATGGTTTCCCCTTTGTTTCGTTGTTTGCTATTTTAATTCGACAACTGTTACGCCTAGGCCTCCCTCGCCCATGTCACCGTAACGGTAATTCTTCACGCCGCGATGCTTCTTCAAGTAATCTTGTACACCTTGGCGAAGCGCTCCTGTTCCTTTACCGTGAATGATTGATACACGAGGATAACTTGCAAGCTGGGCATCGTCTAAATATTTTTCAACGCGCATCATTGCATCTTCATAACGTTCACCGCGAAGATCCAGTTCCAATGAAACGTGGTAATCTCTACCCTTCACACTTGCGACTGCTTTTTTCTCTGTTTGCTTCGGTGTGTTAATGTATTCCATGTTAGATTCTTTTACTTTCATCTTCAGAATACCGATTTGTACGCTCCACTCTGTATCACTTACTTTTTCAAGTAATTGACCCTTTTGACCGAACGTTAATACTTTTACTTCATCACCTGCGCGTAACTGTTGTTTCGGCGCAGTGTTTTTCACGTTTACTTTTTGTTTCTTCACAAGCTCTGGCGCTGTTCCTTCTAGACGGCTCTTCGCTTCAATAAGCTCATGGTCTTTCACATTTACAAGCTGTGCTTTACGCAATTGACGAAGTTCTTGAATAATACCTTCTGCTTCTTTCTTCGCAGCTTCGACTTTTTCTTCCCCTTCTTTTTGCGCTTTTAATAGTTTTTCATCACGCTCATCGTTAAACTCAATAATTTGACGTTGCAACTCACGATGAAGTTTCTCAGATTGTTTGCGAAGTGCCTCTGCTTCGTTCCAGTCACGCTCTGCATTCTTTTGACTTTCTTCTAACTTCGCAATCATATTCTCAATTTTGTTTGTATCTGTACTAATGTGGTTACGTGCTTGGTCAATAACGCGATCAGATAATCCAAGGCGCTTCGAAATTTCAAAGGCGTTACTACGACCTGGTACACCGATTAATAATTTATACGTTGGGCTTAATGTGTTCACATCGAACTCAACACTCGCATTAATAACTTGCTCACGGTTATATCCGTACGCTTTTAATTCTGGGTAATGCGTCGTAGCAACAACGCGAGCACCGCGGTTACATACTTCATCTAAAATCGAAATGGCTAGTGCAGCACCTTCTTGCGGGTCTGTTCCAGCACCTAATTCATCAAATAAAACTAAGCTTTCAAAATCAGCTTTTTCTAAAATATCTACAATGTTCACCATATGTGAGGAGAACGTACTTAAGCTTTGTTCAATCGACTGCTCATCACCAATATCAGCAAAGATATTTTTAAATACACAAATCTCTGACTCATCCATTACTGGAATGTGAAGGCCAGATTGCGCCATTAATACACAAATACCAACCGTTTTCAGCGTAACTGTTTTACCACCTGTATTCGGTCCTGTAATAACAATTGTTGTGAAATCTTTACCTAGCATAATGTTATTTGGCACAATAATTTCTGGATCGATTAGGGGGTGACGAGCTTGTCTTAAATCCATATAACGCTCGTTATT includes:
- a CDS encoding NEAT domain-containing protein; protein product: MFKQFKMIIAVFAVLFTFIATLGLQDAKAATKLADGKYNIAFTVWKGDKDESSRMNSYFESPATLTVKNGKQYVSFKVKDSASIKSFQVEKDGQFLETTVLSENKKDNTRVVEFEVADLSKKLNGKVKINIPIINYNASYDIRFVFDGNSIK
- the brnQ6 gene encoding branched-chain amino acid transport system II carrier protein BrnQ6, encoding MKSSLKFSEMFAISLMLFALFFGAGNMIFPPALGQGAGTDVWIALFGFIVTGVGLPLLGVIVIALKGDINELAGRVHPIFALVFITAIYLCLGVFVSVPRTGTVAYEMSVAPFLPSEIAGQSYPLVIFTLIFFAVTFYLALNPSKLVGRIGKVLTPILLAVIAIIVGKALITPIGEFGAPTEAYSAPLFKGFIDGYLTLDGLAALVFGNVVIHALKEKGITNKNSIAKVTIFAGFIAALGLLLVYLALAYLGASSVSLGMGANGGIILTNVVNHLFGSYGTLLLGIAITAACLTTSVGIVAACGDYFSSLLPKLSYQKVVFIFCVLAFMVANLGLTQLNALALPILIAIYPIGIVLIVLSLVENYVRLPLAMYVGGIVGAFAISFFDGLHNANLQIAALAPILDKIPLYSVGIGWLVPGIIGIGFGYIVSKFQKQEIAVEK
- a CDS encoding 23S rRNA pseudouridine(2604) synthase RluF, which codes for MKINQYISEAKSCSRRETDRLIKAGRVAINGEICTHGALVSDGDVVTIDGQVIVKEEKEKVYIAFHKPVGITCTAADHIEDNIIDYINYPERIFPVGRLDKASEGLILLTNDGGIANRILHGDHEHEKEYVVRVDKPFTDWFIDEMASGVKIKDGMTKPCKVTRVDQSTFRIILTQGMNRQIRRMSRAFGFTVIKLKRVRIMNIELNELGVGKWRNIATEELEILKGQL
- a CDS encoding endonuclease MutS2, translated to MLERTLRVLEYNKVKEQLLEHTASSLGRDKVKNLVPSTDFEEIVEMQDTTDEAAKVIRLKGSAPLGGITDIRSNVKRAKIGSMLSPNELLDIANTMYGSRNMKRFIEDMADNGVELPILETHVAQIVSLYDLEKKITNCIGDGGEVVDSASDKLRGIRTQIRTAESRIREKLENMTRSSNAQKMLSDSIVTIRNERYVIPVKQEYRGVYGGIVHDQSASGQTLFIEPQVIVELNNALQEARVKEKQEIERILLMLTEEVAVEADIVLSNVEVVANLDFIFAKAFYAKRIKATKPIVNNERYMDLRQARHPLIDPEIIVPNNIMLGKDFTTIVITGPNTGGKTVTLKTVGICVLMAQSGLHIPVMDESEICVFKNIFADIGDEQSIEQSLSTFSSHMVNIVDILEKADFESLVLFDELGAGTDPQEGAALAISILDEVCNRGARVVATTHYPELKAYGYNREQVINASVEFDVNTLSPTYKLLIGVPGRSNAFEISKRLGLSDRVIDQARNHISTDTNKIENMIAKLEESQKNAERDWNEAEALRKQSEKLHRELQRQIIEFNDERDEKLLKAQKEGEEKVEAAKKEAEGIIQELRQLRKAQLVNVKDHELIEAKSRLEGTAPELVKKQKVNVKNTAPKQQLRAGDEVKVLTFGQKGQLLEKVSDTEWSVQIGILKMKVKESNMEYINTPKQTEKKAVASVKGRDYHVSLELDLRGERYEDAMMRVEKYLDDAQLASYPRVSIIHGKGTGALRQGVQDYLKKHRGVKNYRYGDMGEGGLGVTVVELK
- the isdC gene encoding heme uptake protein IsdC gives rise to the protein MKKVSVLPAFIITFVCMLAFLVMPYGNASAKLADGTYDINYVIQKAENDSASMANDYFEKPAKLIVKNGEMRVQVPMNHSAWITEFKAPENGNFVDAKVVSKDESADKRTVEFKVDDLSKPAAVKIHVVVPNANYDHHYTIRFAFDANVKAVGGDNGVAATTKNNDQAKTDTQVKEEKTKVESKETAKEVNKETKNENGKAEKTDNPKTGDEARIGLFAALILISGAFLIRKVKLSK